The DNA region TATAATTCATTTATTGCAACTATGAATTTTTTGTCATTTTTTAAATTTCAAAAAACCTCTTTATATTTATTAATTTCGTAAATATAAAGAGGTTTTTTCTAAAATTTCATATTGTTAAATATTATAATGAACTATTTATTGCAAAATTATATATTTCATTATTATCTTTTTCTTAAAGTATTTAATTCATTCTGGATTTTTTCTCTTACTATTTCTGCCAACTTAGCTTTTTCTTCCTTTGTCAATTTAACTATATCTATAGGCTCCAATATTGACATAGTTACCTCTGCCTGCCTAAGCTTTCCATTACCCTCTTCAAAAACTTTAAAAGTATTGTCAAGGACAATTGGTACTATTGGTACAGATGATTTAGTAGCCATCTTCATACTGCCCTTCTTAAACTCTCCAAGTACATGACTTTTACTTCTTGTACCTTCTGGAAAGATAACCATACTATAACCCTTTTCCAAATTTTCAATACCTTCATTAATTGCCTTTAAGGATTCTCTTATATTTTCCCTGTCTATAAATACGCAATGCATAGATTTCATCCATGCGCCTACTATATGAAGCTTAAGTATTTCTTTTTTTGCGAGAAAGCCCATATGTTTATT from Clostridium pasteurianum BC1 includes:
- a CDS encoding lysophospholipid acyltransferase family protein, yielding MFFLKYIYIAILLFLTLFLRIYLFVIKKIESPEKYDNAVFWIVNGWAAYVLKVIGIKVELKGIENLPKGNCLIVSNHQGNADFLVLMSRLNKHMGFLAKKEILKLHIVGAWMKSMHCVFIDRENIRESLKAINEGIENLEKGYSMVIFPEGTRSKSHVLGEFKKGSMKMATKSSVPIVPIVLDNTFKVFEEGNGKLRQAEVTMSILEPIDIVKLTKEEKAKLAEIVREKIQNELNTLRKR